Proteins from one Impatiens glandulifera chromosome 2, dImpGla2.1, whole genome shotgun sequence genomic window:
- the LOC124924096 gene encoding heterogeneous nuclear ribonucleoprotein 1-like, with the protein MQSDLGKLFIGGISWDSNEDRLKEYFSGYGEVLEAVIMKDRNTGRARGFGFVVFSDPAVAERVIKEKHNIDGRMVEAKKAVPRDDQNTVMSRSSSSIQGSSPGQGRTRKIFVGGLASSVTETEFKNYFEQFGTITDVVVMYDHNTQRPRGFGFITYDTEDAVDKVLLKTFHELNNKMVEVKRAVPKELSPGPSRSPLITGGYNNYSVSRINTFLNGYNNQGFSPSAMGGYGMRMDGRFSPIAAGRSGFAPFGSGYGMGLNFEPGLSQSFGGNANFNNPLSYGRGGMNQPYYIGNSNRFANPIGYDGGNGGGNSSFFSSASRNLWGSNGGLNYGASSPNSSGYMGSGSGTIGGNLGNNSGINWGSSQLTNHQSGGNISGYGVNNDNNNNISYGRTNSGITGAPTSNISYDGSFSDLYNSSSVYGGDPTWGSPNPEREGSGSFDYVLGGGSDVPAKSSPGYVGGYSVVKRQSNRGGLPG; encoded by the exons ATGCAATCTGATCTTGGGAAGCTGTTCATTGGTGGGATTTCTTGGGATAGCAATGAAGATCGTCTGAAGGAGTATTTTAGTGGTTATGGAGAGGTTTTGGAGGCAGTGATAATGAAGGATCGGAACACGGGTCGGGCTCGTGGTTTTGGTTTCGTTGTCTTTTCTGATCCTGCTGTGGCTGAAAGAGTTATCAAAGAGAAGCACAACATTGATGGCAGGATG GTTGAGGCAAAAAAGGCTGTTCCAAGAGATGACCAAAACACAGTTATGAGTCGAAGCAGCAGCAGCATTCAGGGTTCTTCTCCTGGACAGGGACGAACAAGGAAGATATTTGTTGGCGGCTTAGCATCCTCTGTAACCGAGACTGAGTTCAAGAATTATTTCGAGCAATTTGGTACCATAACCGATGTTGTGGTGATGTACGATCACAATACACAGCGTCCAAGAGGCTTTGGCTTCATTACCTACGATACAGAGGATGCAGTGGACAAAGTATTGCTCAAGACCTTTCATGAGCTTAACAATAAAATGGTTGAAGTCAAACGTGCTGTGCCTAAAGAGCTATCACCAGGTCCTAGCCGGAGTCCCCTTATTACTGGGGGGTATAATAACTACAGTGTGAGTAGGATCAATACTTTCCTCAATGGTTATAATAATCAAGGGTTCTCTCCTAGTGCAATGGGTGGTTATGGTATGAGGATGGATGGAAGGTTTAGTCCAATTGCTGCTGGCCGAAGTGGGTTTGCCCCATTTGGATCTGGGTATGGGATGGGTTTGAACTTTGAACCGGGATTGAGCCAAAGTTTTGGAGGAAATGCTAATTTCAATAATCCTCTTAGCTATGGAAGGGGGGGAATGAACCAACCTTACTATATTGGTAATTCAAATAGGTTTGCTAATCCCATTGGCTATGATGGAGGAAATGGAGGAGGAAACTCTTCGTTTTTTAGCTCAGCATCTCGGAATTTGTGGGGGAGTAATGGTGGGCTTAATTACGGGGCAAGCTCACCAAACTCGAGCGGTTACATGGGTTCTGGAAGTGGCACTATTGGAGGCAATCTTGGCAATAATAGTGGAATTAATTGGGGCTCTTCTCAGCTTACTAACCACCAAAGTGGGGGAAACATATCTGGTTATGGGGTTAATAAtgacaacaataataatatcagTTATGGAAGAACCAATTCGGGTATCACCGGAGCTCCAACTTCAAATATCAGTTATGATGGGTCCTTTTCAGACTTATACAATAGTAGCTCGGTTTATGGTGGTGACCCTACTTGGGGTTCACCCAATCCTGAAAGGGAGGGGTCTGGCTCTTTTGATTATGTGCTGGGAGGAGGATCTGATGTTCCGGCTAAAAGTTCTCCTGGCTATGTTGGTGGTTATAGTGTTGTTAAGAGACAGTCAAACAGAGGAG GCTTACCCGGCTAG
- the LOC124924844 gene encoding cytochrome b561 and DOMON domain-containing protein At5g47530-like translates to MKQLEKATSLILLPLLINLLVPSSSAQNCNSVSFSGGRKYSNCISLPVLNSFLHWNYHQPNQTVQIAYLQTGVSPSNWVAWGLNVGGGSGMIGTQALIAFQNSRGAVQAYTSQITNYATTLSQGPLSFNVENISAEFVNNDQMMIIYAILDLPAGRSSFNHVWQTGFLSGDSPLRHNLTGANVRSLGTVDFGNGTTVHSSDNQQDRNDCNPTSLSGDMTYSKCNVLPALNSFLYWNYYQDNHTVDIAYRHTDVSSSNWIAWAINVDGSGMIGAQTLVAFQSSGGAMQAYTSSITSYGTSLSRGSLSFKVLNISAELVNNEMIIYAKIELPAGRSSFNQVWQMGPLSGDSPGKHLTNGANIRSTGTVDFVGGTVQSTGGGGDRGKNKNVNTLFLFVLLFITNNGHGILNAISWGILMPLGAMIARYLKVFKSADPLWFYIHVTCQTSAYMIGVAGWVTGLKLGEKSGVQNTMHRNIGITLFCLGTLQLLALLLRPNKEHKHRFYWNLYHWGVGYTVIILTIINIFKGLEILNPAKGWKQAYIGILIFFGVNAVMLEAYTWYLVLKNRKKESLAANDKYPQTT, encoded by the exons ATGAAGCAACTAGAAAAGGCAACATCTTTAATACTACTGCCTCTCTTGATCAATCTCCTGGTTCCATCCTCCTCAGCTCAAAACTGCAACTCTGTCTCATTCTCCGGCGGCCGGAAATACTCCAACTGCATTTCCCTTCCCGTTCTCAATTCCTTCCTTCATTGGAATTACCACCAACCCAATCAAACTGTCCAAATTGCTTACCTTCAAACCGGCGTTTCTCCTTCCAATTGGGTTGCTTGGGGCCTCAACGTCGGCGGCGGCTCCGGCATGATAGGTACCCAAGCTCTCATAGCCTTCCAGAATTCCAGAGGTGCCGTTCAAGCTTACACGTCTCAAATTACAAATTATGCCACTACCCTTTCTCAAGGACCTTTAAGCTTTAATGTTGAAAACATCTCAGCTGAGTTTGTGAATAATGATCAGATGATGATTATATATGCTATATTGGATCTTCCAGCCGGCCGGAGTAGTTTTAATCATGTATGGCAAACTGGGTTTCTCTCCGGTGACTCACCACTGAGACATAACTTGACCGGAGCTAATGTTAGGTCATTGGGGACTGTTGATTTCGGCAATGGAACAACAGTTCATTCAAGTGACAATCAGCAAGACagaaat GATTGCAACCCTACGTCACTTTCCGGTGACATGACATACTCCAAGTGTAATGTCCTCCCGGCGCTTAACTCCTTCCTTTATTGGAATTACTACCAAGACAATCACACCGTCGACATTGCTTACCGACACACCGACGTTTCCTCTTCAAACTGGATTGCATGGGCCATCAACGTCGATGGGTCCGGTATGATAGGTGCCCAGACCCTGGTTGCGTTTCAGAGCTCCGGAGGAGCCATGCAGGCCTACACTTCTTCCATTACAAGTTATGGCACGAGTCTTTCTCGAGGTTCATTGAGTTTCAAAGTTCTCAACATTTCAGCCGAGTTAGTGAATAATGAAATGATTATCTACGCCAAGATTGAGCTTCCTGCTGGCCGGAGTAGTTTTAATCAGGTATGGCAAATGGGTCCTCTTTCTGGAGACAGCCCAGGGAAGCATTTAACTAATGGAGCTAATATAAGGTCGACGGGGACAGTTGATTTTGTCGGAGGAACAGTTCAGTCAACTGGTGGAGGCGGCGACAGAGGGAAGAACAAAAATGTAAACACTCTGTTCCTATTTGTTCTCTTGTTTATAACAAACAATGGT CATGGAATATTGAATGCCATAAGTTGGGGAATTTTAATGCCATTAGGGGCTATGATTGCACGATATCTGAAAGTGTTTAAATCAGCCGATCCATTATGGTTCTATATTCATGTGACTTGCCAAACCTCAGCCTACATGATCGGAGTTGCTGGTTGGGTCACCGGATTGAAGCTCGGAGAGAAATCCGGCGTACAGAACACAATGCACAGGAACATCGGTATCACACTCTTTTGTCTCGGAACACTTCAG TTGCTTGCGTTGTTGTTGAGGccaaataaagaacacaagcaTAGATTCTACTGGAACTTATATCACTGGGGGGTAGGATACACTGTGATCATCCTCACCATTATCAACATCTTCAAAGGATTGGAGATTCTCAATCCCGCAAAGGGATGGAAACAAGCTTATATTGGAATTCTTATCTTTTTCGGCGTAAACGCAGTCATGCTTGAGGCCTACACTTGGTACCTTGTCCTCAAGAACAGGAAGAAAGAGAGCCTTGCCGCTAACGATAAATACCCTCAAACAACATAA
- the LOC124924845 gene encoding exopolygalacturonase-like: protein MGPCKAPINFHVEGYILAHADPAHFQAGAWIQLNNINALTVSGTGTFDGQGAMAWSLNDCGKNLNCKWSPFQISFNFVTNTLIQDITSKDSKNFHITLLGGMNVTFRNVKISAPGVSINTDGIHVARSTGVNILDTLIETGDDCLSFGDGSKQIKVERVRCGPGHGISIGSLSKYKDEQPVEGIFVSNCTLTGTMNGVRIKSWPTSPGPGSASNMHFKNIIMNNVSNPIIIDQEYCPSNQCIKKSSSELKISNVSFKNIRGTSATPVAVIIDCSKTHPCENIVIQDIDLRFNGTTTQSISKCSNVSPKTAGLQIPPPCTVTAQRFVYEMDN from the exons ATGGGACCTTGTAAAGCACCCATTAACTTCCATGTGGAAGGCTACATTTTGGCCCATGCCGATCCGGCTCATTTCCAGGCCGGTGCGTGGATCCAACTCAACAATATCAATGCCCTAACCGTCTCCGGAACAGGAACCTTCGACGGTCAGGGTGCCATGGCTTGGAGCTTAAATGATTGTGGCAAAAATCTTAACTGCAAGTGGTCACCATTT CAAATAAGTTTTAACTTTGTGACGAACACGCTAATTCAAGATATAACATCAAAGGACAGCAAGAACTTCCACATTACTTTGTTGGGAGGTATGAACGTGACGTTCAGAAACGTTAAGATAAGTGCGCCTGGCGTGAGCATAAACACCGACGGAATCCACGTGGCGCGATCAACAGGAGTTAACATACTCGACACCCTGATTGAAACCGGAGATGATTGTCTTTCGTTTGGGGACGGGAGCAAGCAGATTAAAGTTGAGAGGGTGAGGTGTGGACCAGGACACGGGATCAGCATTGGAAGCCTGTCAAAGTATAAGGACGAACAACCTGTGGAAGGAATCTTCGTTAGCAATTGCACACTCACCGGAACCATGAACGGAGTTAGAATCAAATCATGGCCGACTTCCCCTGGCCCTGGATCCGCCTCCAACATGCATTTCAAGAACATTATCATGAACAACGTTAGCAATCCAATCATCATTGATCAAGAGTACTGCCCCAGTAACCAATGCATTAAAAAg TCTTCTTCGGAATTGAAGATTAGTAACGTGAGCTTCAAGAACATACGAGGAACTTCGGCAACACCTGTGGCGGTGATTATTGACTGCAGCAAGACTCATCCATGCGAGAATATTGTGATTCAAGATATTGACTTAAGGTTCAACGGAACAACGACACAATCCATTTCCAAATGCTCCAACGTCTCTCCCAAGACTGCCGGTCTACAGATCCCACCACCTTGTACTGTTACGGCTCAGCGTTTTGTATATGAAATGGATAATTGA
- the LOC124924846 gene encoding exopolygalacturonase-like — protein sequence MLLAHSIEAGLTIYDITKYGAKADGSDISPALLNAWTEACKSPTESRVIIPPGNYNLEAIVLKGPCMAPINLHVQGYISAQADPAHFQAGAWIQLNNLNALTVSGTGTFDGKGSMAWGLNDCGKNLNCKWSPFQISFNFVTNTVIREITSKDSKNFHMTLLGGMNVTFQNVNIVAPGDSVNTDGIHVARSNGVSILDTNIGTGDDCISLGDGSKQIKIERVNCGPGHGISIGSLSKYKDEETVEGIFVKNCTLTETMNGVRIKSWPTSPGPGSASDMHFEDIVMNNVSNPIIIDQEYCPSNQCILKSSSELVISNVSFKNIRGTSATMETIIIDCSKTHPCQNVELGDINLSYVGTRPGNATSTCSNVSPKLSGVQVPPACTAEAQKFKYALDG from the exons ATGCTCTTGGCGCATTCCATTGAGGCCGGCCTAACCATTTATGACATAACCAAGTATGGTGCCAAGGCCGATGGCAGCGATATCAGCCCG gcTCTATTGAATGCTTGGACTGAGGCTTGTAAATCTCCAACCGAAAGCAGAGTTATTATACCACCCggtaattataatttggaaGCAATAGTTCTTAAGGGACCATGTATGGCCCCAATTAACCTCCATGTCCAAGGCTACATCTCTGCGCAAGCAGATCCGGCTCATTTCCAAGCGGGGGCGTGGATCCAACTCAACAATCTCAATGCCCTAACCGTCTCAGGAACAGGCACCTTCGACGGTAAGGGTTCCATGGCTTGGGGCTTGAACGATTGTGGGAAAAATCTTAACTGCAAGTGGTCGCCATTT CAAATAAGTTTTAACTTCGTGACCAACACGGTTATTCGCGAGATAACATCCAAGGATAGCAAGAACTTTCATATGACTCTTTTGGGAGGTATGAACGTGACATTCCAAAACGTTAATATTGTTGCGCCCGGCGATAGTGTTAACACTGACGGAATTCACGTGGCACGGTCAAACGGAGTGAGCATACTAGACACCAACATCGGAACCGGCGACGACTGCATTTCTCTAGGCGACGGAAGCAAGCAG ATTAAAATTGAGAGGGTGAATTGCGGACCAGGGCACGGGATCAGTATCGGAAGCTTGTCAAAGTATAAGGATGAAGAGACCGTTGAAGGAATTTTCGTAAAGAATTGCACACTCACCGAAACCATGAACGGAGTCAGAATCAAATCCTGGCCGACATCCCCTGGTCCAGGATCAGCATCGGACATGCATTTCGAGGACATTGTGATGAACAACGTTAGCAATCCAATTATCATTGATCAAGAATACTGCCCCAGCAACCAATGCATTTTAAAg TCTTCGTCGGAATTGGTGATCAGCAACGTGAGCTTCAAGAACATCCGAGGGACGTCTGCGACGATGGAAACGATTATTATTGACTGTAGCAAGACCCATCCATGCCAAAATGTAGAGCTTGGAGACATCAACTTGTCCTATGTTGGAACAAGACCCGGAAATGCTACGTCAACGTGCTCAAACGTGTCGCCCAAGCTTTCAGGAGTTCAAGTTCCACCTGCTTGTACTGCTGAGGCTCAGAAATTCAAATATGCATTAGATGGATAA